A genome region from Ottowia testudinis includes the following:
- a CDS encoding NnrS family protein, giving the protein MSLTPLSTAVSSPSATESPGGGWPLLRLGFRPFYLGAAAFGALSVPFWLLMWYGAITHPPALAPLLWHAHEILYGFAVAVVVGFLLTAGKAWTGLPTPRGAWLGALALLWLAARIAALGAPYPLYAALDVALLPLVAGVLLNVLLRAKNRRNLPLVGILVLLALANLAFHLNVLGLIDWPALHAMHAALALIVMIECVMGGRVIPFFTANVTPGLKIAPWPRFEFAVLGITALALLAWVARAQGAWTVALLALAAGLNAWRQWRWAPWKTLTRPILWVLHLAYAWIPAGFALLALAQAGWMPQTAGIHALGLGATGGLIIGMITRTARGHTGRPLRAGPLETAAYVLMMLAALLRVGAPLLAPAALTPGLTLAGGAWSLAFLLYLLQYAPWLLRPRADGKDG; this is encoded by the coding sequence ATGAGCCTCACCCCACTCTCCACGGCTGTGAGCAGCCCCTCGGCCACCGAATCGCCCGGCGGGGGCTGGCCACTGCTGCGGCTGGGTTTTCGCCCGTTCTATCTCGGTGCGGCGGCGTTCGGGGCGCTTTCGGTTCCGTTCTGGCTGTTGATGTGGTATGGCGCCATCACGCATCCGCCAGCGCTGGCGCCGCTGCTGTGGCATGCACACGAAATCCTGTACGGCTTCGCGGTCGCGGTGGTGGTGGGTTTTCTGCTGACCGCGGGCAAGGCTTGGACCGGGCTGCCCACGCCGCGCGGTGCGTGGCTGGGGGCCCTGGCGCTGCTCTGGCTGGCGGCGCGCATCGCGGCGCTGGGGGCGCCTTATCCGCTGTACGCGGCGTTGGACGTGGCCTTGCTGCCGCTGGTGGCCGGTGTGCTGCTGAACGTGCTGCTGCGCGCCAAAAACCGGCGCAACCTGCCGCTGGTGGGCATTCTGGTCCTGCTGGCGCTGGCCAACCTGGCGTTTCACCTGAACGTGCTGGGGCTGATTGACTGGCCGGCGCTGCACGCGATGCACGCCGCGCTGGCGCTGATCGTGATGATCGAATGCGTGATGGGCGGGCGGGTGATCCCTTTCTTCACCGCCAATGTCACGCCGGGCTTGAAGATCGCGCCCTGGCCCCGCTTTGAGTTCGCCGTTCTGGGCATCACCGCACTGGCGCTGCTGGCCTGGGTGGCGCGGGCGCAAGGCGCCTGGACGGTGGCGCTGCTGGCGCTGGCCGCCGGCCTGAACGCATGGCGTCAATGGCGCTGGGCACCGTGGAAGACGCTCACGCGCCCGATTTTGTGGGTACTGCATCTGGCCTATGCCTGGATTCCGGCCGGCTTCGCATTGCTGGCACTCGCTCAGGCAGGGTGGATGCCTCAAACCGCCGGTATCCACGCGCTGGGCTTGGGGGCCACGGGCGGCTTGATCATCGGCATGATCACGCGCACCGCGCGCGGCCACACGGGCCGGCCGCTGCGCGCCGGCCCGCTTGAAACCGCAGCCTACGTGTTGATGATGCTCGCTGCCCTGTTGCGCGTGGGCGCGCCCCTGCTGGCGCCGGCGGCGCTGACCCCTGGCCTGACGCTGGCGGGCGGCGCCTGGTCGCTGGCCTTCTTGCTCTACCTGCTTCAGTACGCCCCCTGGCTACTGCGCCCGCGCGCGGACGGCAAGGACGGGTGA
- a CDS encoding DUF4279 domain-containing protein, which yields MTTPLTAREYAYLLIVGPGKHERITEILGIQPSDACNADETNWKTGRPCKRMFWKWKSGLDDTRPMQEHIEAILRWFHLKGDAVRELWVDYDLILECVGHYPASTGPGIYFNREIIRQVAQLGLAIDCDFYFVEDPHRAEN from the coding sequence ATGACTACACCTTTGACTGCGCGGGAATATGCCTATTTGCTGATAGTGGGACCCGGCAAGCACGAGCGAATCACCGAAATATTAGGAATTCAGCCCTCTGATGCGTGCAACGCGGATGAAACCAACTGGAAGACCGGAAGACCTTGCAAGAGGATGTTCTGGAAATGGAAGAGCGGCCTTGACGACACGCGCCCAATGCAAGAGCACATTGAAGCAATTTTGCGGTGGTTTCATTTAAAAGGCGACGCCGTGCGCGAGCTGTGGGTGGACTACGACCTCATTCTTGAGTGTGTCGGCCATTACCCGGCGAGCACGGGCCCGGGCATTTACTTCAACCGGGAAATTATTCGCCAAGTCGCGCAATTGGGGCTTGCCATTGATTGCGATTTCTATTTCGTAGAGGACCCACATCGTGCTGAAAATTGA
- a CDS encoding RrF2 family transcriptional regulator, with amino-acid sequence MRLSDYTDYACRVLMHCASHPDELITVAGLAERYGISKNHLMKIVQHLGQHGMLQTTRGRGGGVRLGVDPAQLRLGDVVRVTEPDFKLVECFDPASNSCRLTPQCSLRHTMNAALQAFLHELDRVTLADLVQSASKNVGTERRVQHVAMGLPLGRRGGAVLRVGGRPSAA; translated from the coding sequence ATGCGCCTGTCCGACTACACCGACTACGCCTGCCGCGTGCTGATGCATTGCGCGTCGCACCCGGACGAGCTGATCACGGTGGCGGGGCTGGCTGAGCGCTATGGCATTTCCAAGAACCACCTGATGAAGATCGTGCAGCACCTGGGGCAGCACGGCATGCTGCAAACCACGCGCGGGCGCGGTGGCGGGGTGCGGCTGGGGGTCGATCCCGCGCAGCTGCGGCTGGGCGACGTGGTGCGCGTGACCGAGCCCGACTTCAAGCTGGTGGAATGCTTCGACCCCGCCAGTAACAGTTGCCGGCTGACGCCGCAATGCAGCCTGCGCCACACCATGAATGCGGCGCTGCAGGCATTTCTGCATGAGCTTGACCGTGTCACGCTGGCCGATCTGGTGCAGTCCGCAAGCAAGAACGTCGGCACCGAACGGCGCGTGCAGCACGTGGCCATGGGCCTGCCGCTGGGCCGGCGCGGTGGCGCCGTCTTGCGCGTGGGCGGCCGTCCGTCGGCGGCGTGA
- a CDS encoding O-acetylhomoserine aminocarboxypropyltransferase produces MPGYADPGFDTLSIHAGAQPDPATGARAVPIHLSTSFVFESSDHAVSLFNLERSGHVYSRISNPTNAVLEQRVAALEGGIGAIATASGQAALHLAVCTLMGAGGHIVASTALYGGSQNLLHYTLRRFGIETTFVKPGDLDAWRAAIRPTTRLLFGETVGNPGLDVLDIPAVADIAHGAGLPLLVDSTFTPPCLLKPFDHGADLLYHSATKFLSGHGTVIGGVLVDGGSFDWDKSGKFPELTEPYDGFHGMVFSEESTVGAFLLRARREGLRDFGAALSPHSAWLILQGIETLPLRMERHMANTEKVVRFLAEQPFVSHVGHPLLESHPSHVLANRLLKHGAKGAGSVFSFDIKGSREQGKRFIETLKIFSHLANVGDVRSLVIHPASTTHFRMSDEALAGAGIGPGTIRLSIGLEDADDLIDDLKRALKAAEKAT; encoded by the coding sequence ATGCCCGGCTACGCCGACCCAGGTTTCGACACCCTCAGCATCCACGCGGGCGCCCAGCCCGACCCCGCCACCGGCGCGCGCGCGGTGCCGATTCATCTGTCGACCTCGTTCGTGTTCGAGTCCAGCGACCACGCGGTGTCGCTGTTCAATCTGGAGCGCTCCGGCCACGTCTACAGCCGCATCAGCAACCCGACCAATGCGGTGCTGGAGCAGCGCGTAGCCGCGCTGGAAGGCGGTATCGGTGCCATCGCCACCGCCAGCGGCCAGGCGGCGCTGCACCTGGCGGTGTGCACGCTGATGGGCGCGGGCGGCCACATCGTCGCCAGCACGGCGCTGTATGGCGGCAGCCAGAACCTGCTGCACTACACGCTGCGGCGCTTTGGCATTGAAACGACCTTCGTCAAACCCGGCGACCTGGACGCCTGGCGCGCCGCGATCCGCCCCACCACCCGCCTGCTGTTCGGCGAGACGGTGGGCAACCCGGGCCTGGACGTGCTGGACATCCCCGCCGTGGCAGACATCGCGCACGGCGCGGGCCTGCCGCTGCTGGTCGATTCGACCTTCACCCCGCCCTGTCTGCTGAAACCCTTCGACCATGGCGCCGACCTGCTGTACCACTCGGCCACGAAGTTCCTGTCCGGGCACGGCACCGTGATCGGGGGCGTGCTGGTCGATGGCGGCAGCTTCGACTGGGACAAGTCGGGCAAATTCCCCGAGCTGACCGAGCCCTACGACGGCTTTCACGGCATGGTTTTCAGCGAAGAGAGCACCGTCGGCGCCTTTTTGCTGCGCGCGCGGCGAGAGGGGCTGCGCGACTTCGGCGCGGCCTTGAGCCCGCACAGCGCCTGGCTGATCCTGCAAGGCATCGAAACGCTGCCGCTGCGCATGGAGCGGCACATGGCCAACACCGAGAAAGTGGTGCGCTTTCTGGCCGAGCAGCCCTTTGTCAGCCACGTCGGCCACCCGTTGCTCGAATCGCACCCCAGCCACGTGTTGGCCAACCGCCTGCTCAAGCACGGCGCCAAGGGCGCGGGCAGCGTGTTCAGCTTCGACATCAAGGGCAGCCGCGAGCAAGGCAAGAGGTTCATCGAGACGCTGAAAATCTTCAGCCACCTGGCCAACGTGGGCGACGTGCGCAGCCTGGTCATCCACCCCGCCAGCACCACGCACTTCCGCATGAGCGACGAAGCGCTGGCTGGCGCCGGTATCGGGCCGGGCACGATTCGCCTGTCGATCGGGCTGGAGGATGCGGATGACCTGATCGACGATCTGAAGCGGGCGCTGAAGGCGGCAGAAAAAGCAACCTGA
- a CDS encoding FAD-binding oxidoreductase — MPVLLDQLRRAVGADHVLTEGDLTAYEQDWRQRARGKALAVVRPASTDQVAAVVRACAAAGASIVPQGGNTGLAVGSVPDASGRQVLLSLRRLDQVRAVDPANLTITVEAGCILQNVQAAAESAGFLFPLSLAAEGSCTLGGNLAANAGGTQVLRYGNARELCLGLEVVTAQGEVWDGLSGLRKDNTGYDLRDLFIGSEGTLGVITAATMKLYPQPAARLTAWAAVPSMQAAVDLLGLAHRHLGAGLTGFEVMNQFALSLVARHYPQQRVPLWQDTPWCVLLENSDHESEAHARALFERLLEAALASGCVTDAVVAESLSQAQALWHIRESIPLAQAEEGLNIKHDISLPVSRIPAFVAETDALLAANVPGVRLVDFGHLGDGNLHYNVQAPEGQDAAAFLRTQEDRINTLVFDAVARHGGSISAEHGIGSLKAAKLPHYKSPVALQMMRAIKHALDPKDIMNPGRVLAAPRGHE, encoded by the coding sequence ATGCCCGTTTTGCTTGATCAGTTGCGCCGCGCCGTAGGCGCCGATCACGTGCTGACCGAGGGCGACCTGACCGCCTACGAGCAGGACTGGCGCCAGCGCGCGCGCGGCAAGGCGCTCGCGGTGGTGCGGCCCGCCAGCACCGACCAGGTGGCGGCCGTGGTGCGCGCCTGCGCTGCGGCCGGCGCCAGCATCGTGCCGCAGGGCGGCAACACCGGGCTGGCCGTCGGCTCGGTACCCGACGCATCGGGCAGGCAGGTGCTGCTCAGCCTGCGCCGCCTGGACCAGGTGCGCGCCGTCGACCCCGCCAACCTGACGATCACCGTCGAGGCCGGGTGCATCCTGCAGAACGTACAGGCCGCGGCCGAATCGGCGGGCTTTCTGTTTCCGTTGAGCCTGGCGGCCGAGGGCAGTTGCACGCTGGGCGGCAACCTGGCGGCCAACGCCGGCGGCACCCAGGTTCTGCGCTACGGCAACGCGCGCGAGCTGTGCCTGGGGCTGGAAGTGGTCACGGCGCAGGGCGAAGTGTGGGATGGCCTGAGCGGCCTGCGCAAGGACAACACCGGCTACGACCTGCGCGATCTGTTCATCGGCAGCGAAGGCACGCTGGGCGTGATCACCGCCGCCACGATGAAGCTGTACCCGCAGCCCGCCGCCCGGCTCACCGCCTGGGCCGCCGTACCGTCGATGCAGGCGGCGGTCGACCTGCTGGGGCTGGCGCACCGGCACCTGGGCGCGGGGCTGACGGGCTTCGAGGTGATGAACCAGTTCGCGCTCAGTCTGGTGGCCCGTCACTACCCGCAGCAGCGCGTGCCGCTGTGGCAGGACACACCCTGGTGCGTGCTGCTGGAAAACTCGGATCACGAAAGCGAAGCGCATGCCCGCGCGCTGTTCGAGCGCCTGCTCGAAGCCGCGCTGGCATCAGGCTGCGTGACCGACGCCGTGGTGGCCGAGAGCCTGTCCCAAGCCCAGGCGCTGTGGCACATCCGCGAGAGCATTCCACTGGCGCAAGCCGAAGAAGGGCTGAACATCAAGCACGACATCAGCCTGCCTGTGTCGCGCATCCCCGCCTTCGTGGCCGAAACCGACGCCCTGCTGGCGGCTAACGTGCCGGGCGTGCGGCTGGTCGACTTCGGCCACCTGGGCGACGGGAACCTGCACTACAACGTGCAGGCACCCGAGGGGCAGGATGCGGCGGCTTTTTTGCGCACGCAGGAAGACCGCATCAACACCCTGGTGTTCGATGCGGTGGCACGGCACGGTGGCTCGATCAGCGCCGAGCACGGCATCGGCAGTCTGAAGGCGGCCAAGCTGCCGCACTACAAATCACCCGTGGCCTTGCAGATGATGCGTGCCATCAAGCACGCGCTGGATCCGAAAGACATCATGAACCCGGGCCGGGTGCTGGCCGCGCCGCGCGGCCACGAATAG
- a CDS encoding MarR family winged helix-turn-helix transcriptional regulator has protein sequence MPQAAAPRSRRNVTPLAESFTHRLHTLQKLTDKVTQDAYLAATGLPLGEGRCLTAVGAFAPLSVKDLARRANVDKAQASRAAQALVDKGLIEKTASTTDARGVVLRFTPEGQRLWRRLMAVVEARNQQIVACLSDAERARFDRILTRLVAHARTVADEKG, from the coding sequence ATGCCCCAGGCTGCCGCCCCCCGCTCACGGCGCAACGTCACGCCGCTGGCCGAATCGTTCACGCACCGGCTGCACACCCTGCAGAAGCTGACCGACAAGGTGACGCAGGACGCTTATCTGGCGGCCACCGGCCTGCCGCTGGGCGAGGGCCGCTGCCTGACGGCGGTGGGCGCCTTTGCCCCGCTGTCGGTCAAGGATCTGGCGCGGCGTGCCAACGTCGACAAAGCGCAGGCCAGCCGGGCCGCGCAAGCCCTGGTCGACAAGGGTCTGATCGAAAAAACCGCCAGCACCACCGACGCGCGCGGCGTGGTGTTGCGCTTCACGCCCGAAGGGCAGCGCCTGTGGCGCCGGCTGATGGCGGTGGTCGAGGCGCGCAACCAGCAGATCGTGGCGTGCTTGAGCGATGCCGAACGTGCGCGGTTCGATCGCATCCTGACGCGGCTGGTGGCGCACGCGCGCACCGTGGCGGACGAAAAAGGCTGA
- a CDS encoding DUF2069 domain-containing protein, which translates to MPTAANTLPNTPSSAALATRAFAVAILLALCALCLAWELWLAPVRPGGSWLALKALPLLLPLPGLWRLRMFTYRWTSLFIWLYFVEGVVRATSDRAPSSWYALGEVVLTVLLFAACGAHIRWRQRQARA; encoded by the coding sequence ATGCCCACCGCCGCCAACACCTTGCCCAACACGCCCTCTTCTGCCGCGCTGGCCACGCGCGCCTTCGCCGTCGCCATCCTGCTGGCGCTGTGCGCGCTGTGCCTGGCGTGGGAGCTGTGGCTGGCGCCGGTGCGCCCCGGCGGTTCATGGCTGGCGTTGAAGGCGTTGCCGCTTCTGCTGCCGCTGCCCGGGCTGTGGCGCCTGCGCATGTTCACCTACCGCTGGACGTCGCTGTTCATCTGGCTGTACTTCGTCGAAGGCGTGGTGCGCGCCACCAGCGACCGCGCGCCCTCGTCCTGGTACGCGCTGGGCGAAGTGGTGCTGACGGTGCTGCTGTTTGCCGCCTGCGGGGCACACATTCGCTGGCGCCAGCGGCAGGCGCGTGCATGA
- a CDS encoding DUF2249 domain-containing protein, with translation MMPTPATSRIDVREIAPQLRHGLIFEQFGALAPDQWLELVADHDPQPLHRQFEARHADEFEWAYLERGPGRWRVQIRRLAPVVASGAGGSCCSGGACG, from the coding sequence ATGATGCCCACCCCCGCCACCAGCCGCATTGATGTGCGCGAGATCGCGCCGCAGTTGCGCCACGGCCTCATCTTCGAGCAGTTTGGCGCGCTGGCGCCCGATCAATGGCTGGAGCTGGTCGCCGACCACGACCCGCAGCCGCTGCACCGGCAGTTCGAAGCCCGGCACGCGGATGAGTTCGAATGGGCTTATCTCGAACGTGGGCCCGGGCGCTGGCGCGTGCAGATCCGCCGCCTGGCGCCCGTGGTGGCGTCGGGCGCGGGCGGTTCCTGCTGCTCAGGCGGCGCCTGCGGCTAA
- a CDS encoding VOC family protein, giving the protein MPIVEKIHHVAYRCKNAKQTVEWYQKYLDMNFILAIAENEVPSTKEPDPYMHIFLDAGNGNVLAFFELPTKAEMGRDPNTPAWTQHLALKVDSVDTMMKVKAKLEADGIEVIGPTDHTIFKSIYFFDPSGHRLELAANTSTPEMDKALDDVKWDMLNEWDRTKKAPEHARWMHDGSGKVK; this is encoded by the coding sequence ATGCCCATCGTCGAGAAAATCCACCACGTCGCCTACCGCTGCAAGAACGCCAAGCAAACCGTCGAGTGGTACCAAAAGTACCTCGACATGAACTTCATCCTGGCGATCGCCGAGAACGAGGTGCCCTCCACCAAGGAGCCGGACCCGTACATGCACATCTTCCTGGACGCCGGCAACGGCAACGTGCTCGCATTTTTCGAGCTGCCGACCAAGGCAGAGATGGGGCGCGACCCCAACACGCCCGCCTGGACGCAGCACCTGGCGCTCAAGGTCGATTCGGTCGACACCATGATGAAGGTCAAGGCCAAGCTGGAGGCGGACGGCATCGAGGTCATCGGCCCGACCGACCACACCATCTTCAAGTCGATCTATTTCTTCGACCCCTCTGGCCATCGGCTGGAGCTGGCCGCCAACACCTCGACGCCCGAGATGGACAAGGCTCTGGACGACGTCAAGTGGGATATGCTGAACGAGTGGGACCGCACCAAGAAAGCGCCCGAGCATGCGCGCTGGATGCACGATGGCTCGGGAAAAGTGAAGTAA
- a CDS encoding DEAD/DEAH box helicase: MASFEENVPFALDTIAPAATESVAINNPFAALGLAPELQSAVADLGFTEPTAVQQQAIPLALAAREGGFNDLMVSSQTGSGKTAAFLLPVLHTLLSMQGEAAAREKTAWDAKVAEALAKGEPAPKRPRRKNPLESRHFKPAVPGALVLCPTRELAQQVAADAIDLVKHCRGLRIATIMGGMPYQMQIAKLQNANLVVATPGRLLDLQRGGQIKLDQVRFLVMDEADRMLDLGFADDLAEVHQLTAQRQQTMMFSATFAPRIQQLAMRVMHEGGARVHKVQIDTPQERHANIRQELYWADSPDHKRRLLDYWLRDPSIGQAIVFACTQVECEQLAEELQQTGFAAVSLHGALSQAVRNRRLSALRDGRVQILVATDVAARGIDVPSITHVINFGLPMKAEDYTHRIGRTGRAGRDGLAVTLAEIRDRRRLADIQAYTEQHFRPLTIDGLEPTKSFPPIHEQRPARGPGRGAGGKGGPRGGAPRRDFGEPRGPKLIGGGFKEKSATGRRPASAESYRKESKFKAAGRPVARAGAPRAKPYAAGKPAR, translated from the coding sequence ATGGCCTCCTTTGAGGAAAATGTGCCGTTCGCGCTGGATACGATTGCGCCGGCAGCTACTGAAAGCGTAGCAATCAACAACCCGTTCGCCGCTCTGGGCCTGGCCCCCGAGCTGCAGTCGGCCGTGGCCGACCTGGGCTTTACCGAGCCCACGGCCGTGCAGCAGCAGGCCATTCCGCTGGCGTTGGCGGCGCGAGAAGGGGGCTTCAACGATCTGATGGTCAGCAGCCAGACCGGCAGCGGCAAGACGGCGGCTTTTTTGCTCCCCGTGCTGCACACATTGCTGAGCATGCAGGGTGAAGCCGCCGCGCGTGAAAAAACCGCTTGGGACGCAAAAGTCGCCGAGGCACTGGCCAAGGGCGAGCCGGCACCCAAACGCCCGCGCCGCAAGAACCCGCTGGAATCGCGCCACTTCAAGCCCGCCGTGCCCGGCGCGCTGGTGCTGTGCCCCACGCGCGAGTTGGCGCAGCAGGTGGCGGCCGACGCCATCGATCTGGTCAAGCATTGCCGCGGCCTGCGCATCGCCACCATCATGGGCGGCATGCCGTACCAGATGCAGATCGCCAAGCTGCAGAACGCCAACCTGGTCGTCGCCACACCCGGCCGCCTGCTGGATTTGCAGCGCGGTGGGCAAATCAAGCTGGATCAGGTGCGCTTTCTCGTCATGGACGAAGCCGACCGCATGCTCGACCTGGGCTTTGCCGACGACTTGGCCGAGGTGCACCAGCTCACCGCCCAGCGCCAGCAGACCATGATGTTCAGCGCCACCTTCGCGCCGCGCATTCAGCAACTGGCCATGCGCGTCATGCACGAGGGCGGCGCCCGCGTGCACAAGGTGCAGATCGATACCCCGCAAGAGCGCCACGCCAACATCCGCCAGGAGCTGTATTGGGCCGACAGCCCCGACCACAAGCGCCGACTGCTGGATTACTGGCTGCGCGACCCGTCGATTGGCCAGGCCATCGTGTTCGCCTGCACGCAGGTCGAATGCGAGCAGCTGGCCGAGGAGTTGCAGCAGACCGGCTTTGCCGCCGTGTCGCTGCACGGCGCCCTGAGCCAGGCGGTGCGCAACCGGCGCCTGTCCGCGCTGCGCGATGGCCGGGTGCAGATTCTGGTCGCCACCGACGTGGCCGCGCGCGGCATCGACGTGCCCAGCATCACCCACGTGATCAACTTCGGCTTGCCCATGAAGGCCGAGGACTACACCCACCGCATCGGCCGCACCGGCCGCGCCGGGCGCGACGGCTTGGCGGTGACGCTGGCCGAGATCCGCGACCGCCGCCGCCTGGCCGATATCCAGGCTTACACCGAGCAGCATTTCCGCCCGCTGACGATTGACGGCCTGGAGCCGACCAAGAGCTTCCCGCCGATCCATGAGCAGCGCCCGGCGCGTGGCCCTGGTCGCGGCGCAGGCGGCAAGGGCGGACCGCGTGGCGGCGCCCCGCGCCGTGACTTCGGCGAGCCGCGCGGCCCCAAGCTGATCGGTGGCGGGTTCAAAGAGAAATCGGCCACTGGCCGGCGCCCAGCGAGCGCGGAAAGCTATCGAAAAGAGAGTAAATTCAAGGCGGCTGGACGCCCCGTGGCACGCGCTGGCGCGCCGCGCGCCAAGCCTTACGCGGCGGGCAAGCCAGCGCGTTGA
- a CDS encoding alpha/beta fold hydrolase — MKIDVHGAPIYAYTGGKPFDAAKPTVVFIHGVLNDHSVWILQTRYLAHHGWNVLAIDLPGHGKSGGRPPETVEEAADFVIALLTAAQLGQAALVGHSFGSLIALEAAARAPALVSHLVLVGTAYPMKVSPALLESSVKAPEKAIAMVNTFSHSTLCPPPSALGPGTWLYGSSRALMRRVLASNADTNVFYTGFKACDSYANGEQAMAAVHCPTLFLVGRHDQMTPPKSARALATHARLAKIVEVNAGHALMTEAPDEVLFALRDFLAA, encoded by the coding sequence CTGAAAATTGATGTCCACGGCGCCCCGATCTACGCCTACACCGGCGGCAAGCCGTTCGATGCCGCCAAGCCCACCGTGGTGTTCATCCACGGCGTGCTGAACGACCACAGCGTGTGGATTCTGCAAACGCGCTATCTGGCGCACCACGGCTGGAATGTGCTGGCCATCGATTTGCCCGGCCACGGCAAGAGCGGCGGCAGGCCGCCCGAGACGGTGGAAGAAGCCGCCGACTTCGTCATTGCCCTGTTGACGGCGGCCCAACTGGGCCAGGCCGCGCTGGTGGGGCACAGCTTCGGCTCGCTGATCGCACTGGAGGCGGCGGCGCGTGCGCCTGCGTTGGTGAGCCACCTGGTGCTGGTGGGCACGGCCTATCCGATGAAGGTATCGCCCGCGCTGCTCGAATCGTCGGTCAAGGCACCCGAAAAGGCGATCGCCATGGTCAACACTTTCTCGCACAGCACGCTGTGCCCGCCGCCGTCGGCGCTGGGGCCGGGCACGTGGCTGTACGGCAGCTCGCGCGCGCTGATGCGCCGCGTGCTGGCCAGCAACGCCGACACCAACGTGTTCTACACCGGCTTCAAGGCCTGCGACAGCTACGCCAATGGCGAGCAGGCGATGGCCGCCGTGCATTGCCCGACGCTGTTTCTGGTCGGCCGGCACGACCAGATGACGCCGCCCAAATCGGCCAGGGCCCTGGCCACGCACGCGCGGCTGGCCAAGATTGTCGAGGTGAACGCCGGGCACGCGCTGATGACGGAGGCGCCCGACGAGGTGCTGTTCGCGCTGCGCGACTTTCTCGCCGCGTGA
- a CDS encoding YihY family inner membrane protein produces MKWEQLQARAKTFVTDVTDFPVLPTAATLWERFQQDRLGLTASSLTFTTTLALVPFFAVVLSVFTAFPIFGQLRDALEQWLLDSLIPHSISRNVLDYLTQFASKASELGLAGFAVLTFTAVSLVLTIDHTLNDIWRVTVKRPLGQRVLIYWAALTLGPLVLGASLAISSYVLTSSRGWLPDIGGGTNLALDAVQFVLMTLGLTLLYRFVPNTPVKWKHALAGGLFVAVCLALAKWGMGLYLSRIPTYSLIYGAFAAVPILLLWIYMSWLIVLFGAVIAAYLPSLLSGVARRGGGPGWDFQLATEILQSLARVRDTQTRGLTLPQLASWLKVDTLQLSPVIGALQQMDWVGELHTHTENEEARYVLLCEPARQPLRPLVERLLLKPDRALAGAGWENGMFTELTVADILPPKAEASQEKKAAGAGGASASSYSKDSKSLA; encoded by the coding sequence ATGAAATGGGAGCAGCTCCAGGCGCGTGCCAAGACCTTCGTCACCGACGTGACGGACTTTCCCGTGCTGCCGACGGCCGCCACGCTGTGGGAGCGTTTTCAGCAAGACCGCCTGGGGCTGACGGCCAGCTCACTCACCTTCACCACCACGCTGGCGCTGGTGCCGTTTTTTGCCGTGGTGCTGTCGGTGTTCACGGCCTTCCCCATCTTCGGCCAGTTGCGCGACGCGCTGGAGCAGTGGTTGCTGGACAGCCTGATTCCGCACAGCATCTCGCGCAACGTGCTGGACTACCTGACCCAGTTCGCCAGCAAGGCGAGCGAGCTGGGCCTGGCCGGCTTCGCGGTGCTCACCTTCACCGCCGTGTCGCTGGTGCTGACGATTGACCACACGCTCAACGACATCTGGCGCGTCACCGTCAAGCGCCCGCTGGGCCAGCGCGTGCTGATCTATTGGGCCGCGCTGACGCTGGGGCCGCTGGTGCTGGGCGCCAGCCTGGCCATTTCTTCGTACGTGCTGACGTCGTCGCGCGGCTGGCTGCCCGACATCGGCGGCGGCACCAACTTGGCGTTGGACGCGGTGCAGTTCGTGCTGATGACGCTGGGTCTGACGCTGCTGTACCGCTTTGTGCCCAACACACCGGTCAAGTGGAAGCATGCGCTGGCCGGAGGCCTGTTCGTGGCCGTGTGCCTGGCGCTCGCCAAGTGGGGAATGGGGCTGTATCTGTCGCGCATTCCCACCTATTCGCTGATCTACGGTGCGTTTGCCGCCGTGCCGATTCTGCTGCTGTGGATCTACATGTCGTGGCTGATCGTGCTGTTCGGTGCCGTCATCGCCGCCTACCTGCCCAGCCTGCTGTCGGGCGTGGCGCGGCGTGGCGGCGGGCCGGGCTGGGACTTTCAGCTGGCCACCGAAATCCTGCAGTCGCTGGCCCGCGTGCGCGACACGCAGACGCGCGGGCTGACGCTGCCGCAGCTGGCCAGCTGGCTCAAGGTGGACACGCTGCAGCTGTCGCCCGTGATCGGCGCGCTGCAACAGATGGACTGGGTGGGCGAGCTGCACACCCACACCGAGAACGAAGAGGCGCGCTACGTGCTGCTGTGCGAGCCGGCGCGCCAGCCGCTGCGCCCGCTGGTGGAGCGCCTGCTGCTCAAGCCCGACCGCGCGCTGGCCGGCGCCGGCTGGGAAAACGGCATGTTCACCGAGCTGACGGTGGCCGACATTCTGCCGCCCAAAGCCGAGGCATCACAAGAGAAAAAGGCTGCTGGCGCTGGCGGAGCAAGCGCAAGCAGCTACTCTAAAGATAGCAAATCACTGGCGTGA